In the genome of Diachasmimorpha longicaudata isolate KC_UGA_2023 chromosome 19, iyDiaLong2, whole genome shotgun sequence, one region contains:
- the LOC135171243 gene encoding growth hormone-inducible transmembrane protein-like — MRTPSKSISPVHGGVRIITEIGENNREARKHQKPTRLRHSDVEKFIMLLARVCKATISPQVSSLLKAPVVAHGSRVQITRLLGNEGRSTFSRTARNRTSLVEDAVKPAGETAFNIGKGFVAGSAVLGLGALCYYGAGLSPTTGAIDHAVLWPQYVKDRVHATYMYFGGSVLASGAAAAACLRSPRIMRMVSQGGWVAMGVSLAAMIGTSILTTSIPYQEGFGPKQMAWLMHCGVIGAVLAPLSLLGGALVIRAAVYTAGVVGGLSTVAVCAPSDKFLNMAGPLGIGLGVVFVSSLGSMFLPPTTALGSGLYAISLYGGLVLFSMYLLYDTQKLIRQAEAYPYERQYDYAGNMMRSYDPVNNAMHIYMDTVNIFVRILSILAGGGNRRK, encoded by the exons ATGAGGACTCCATCGAAGTCGATTTCTCCAG TACACGGGGGTGTCAGAATCATAACAGAGATTGGTGAGAACAATCGAGAAGCGAGAAAACATCAGAAACCGACGAGATTGCGTCAT AGTgacgttgaaaaatttataatgttGCTGGCACGAGTTTGTAAGGCAACAATTTCCCCCCAGGTAAGCTCTCTGCTGAAAGCACCTGTGGTGGCACATGGAAGTAGAGTTCAGATTACTAGACTCCTGGGTAATGAGGGACGTAGCACATTCTCGAGGACAGCACGTAATAGGACGTCTCTGGTTGAGGATGCTGTCAAGCCAGCTGGTGAAACAG CATTCAATATTGGAAAGGGATTTGTTGCTGGTAGCGCAGTTTTAGGGCTCGGAGCATTGTGTTATTACGGAGCTGGATTATCCCCCACCACTGGAGCCATTGACCACGCAGT ATTATGGCCCCAATACGTTAAGGATCGTGTTCACGCGACCTACATGTACTTCGGGGGTTCAGTATTAGCAAGTGGAGCAGCAGCTGCTGCTTGTCTACGATCCCCCAGGATCATGCGGATGGTGTCTCAGGGGGGATGGGTCGCCATGGGGGTGAGTTTAGCTGCCATGATCGGTACCAGCATCCTGACCACCAGTATTCCCTACCAAGAGGGCTTTGGACCTAAGCAGATGGCCTGGCTGATGCACTGTGGGGTCATTGGAGCTGTCCTGGCACCACTGTCACTTCTTGGTGGTGCTCTTGTCATCAGAGCTGCTGTTTACACTGCGGGTGTCGTTGGGGGATTGTCCACTGTCGCTGTCTGTGCTCCTAGTGACAAGTTCCTGAATATGGCGGGACCTCTGGGCATTGGACTTGGAGTTGTCTTCGTCAGTTCATTAGGTAGCATGTTCCTACCACCAACGACAGCTCTGGGGTCTGGATTGTATGCTATTTCTTTGTATGGAGGACTCGTTTTGTTCTCGATGTATCTACTTTATGATACCCAGAAGCTCATCAGACAGGCGGAGGCGTATCCTTATGAGAGGCAGTATGATTATGCTGGGAATATGATGAGGAGTTATGATCCTGTTAATAA TGCTATGCACATCTACATGGACACCGTGAACATCTTCGTCAGGATCCTGTCAATCTTGGCAGGCGGTGGTAACCGACGGAAGTAA
- the LOC135171240 gene encoding TBC1 domain family member 25, translating to MTEMFGSPREAVRVKVKKCETRHQPEYRKFSVDPQITSIEVLQSILIKAFDIKGEFTVSYRAIDDYGSETYLFLLSDWDLDAAFISASEPYLYLQVNLKPFGESGDCDCDWDDHQSTQEPTRHQDMGFPYKTPKLPNLIINKMERTLSLVQRALGNLSDEPQPSLQPPPGQPPPGPPLTDEEFRKFLDPIGQVVSSKELRAVIYFGGIEPSLRKVVWKHILNVYPEGMSGRQRMDYMKRKSQEYISLREKWRCLLQKGQNIGDLGYVTSMVRKDVLRTDRHHKFYGGSDDNQNTASLFNILTTYALNHPSVSYCQGMSDLASPLLITMRDEGQAYICLCALMRRLKDNFMLDGIAMTTKFTHLAEGLQHFDPDFYAYLKSHQADDLLFCYRWLLLEMKREFALEDALGMLEVLWAALPAAPPKGELSLAEVVFPPPSPPVSPQVKHLRENAYTKVCAIRRQSSSASIAQGSGHGLNNCGRENTLMKNQRNSTDGEKEDRGREVKVNGEDVGEKHEKKCARVVKNLNEFLNFTSLNRSKVTPAGEDRELRRAASEGGVVRVIRDDNGSPDDATDQDFFPMTTSMTRERRLELESLDRQVFGPSSSGNRGPLRGEGTLEDGTGDGEVGGSPAADVFIWENPLHVLGEKKTLGSATTPDEAADLEFDGEIFEDQNGVKSVTPIRLLKRTARSISASDSEGDSWRQSTTEFSANPSSQVIQEHCEEAKELTALIPAGTNDEHFVPGDASALPPPSEFGGGNPFLMFLCITLLLQHRDFIMRNQMDYNEMAMHFDKMVRRHNVVRVLNQARQLFAGYLRRYSAPGRPDYVSV from the exons ATGACGGAGATGTTCGGGTCCCCGAGGGAGGCGGTGCGAGTCAAAGTGAAG AAATGCGAGACCAGGCATCAGCCCGAGTACAGGAAGTTCAGTGTTGATCCACAGATAACTTCCATTGAAGTCCTGCAGAGCATCCTGATCAAGGCTTTTGATATCAAAGG GGAATTCACAGTATCATACAGAGCTATAGATGACTATGGATCGGAGActtatctttttttattatcggaTTGGGACCTGGATGCCGCATTTATAAG CGCCTCCGAGCCATACCTCTACCTCCAGGTAAACCTGAAGCCATTCGGCGAATCAGGGGATTGCGACTGCGACTGGGATGATCACCAGTCAACCCAGGAGCCCACCCGTCACCAGGACATGGGCTTTCCCTACAAAACCCCCAAACTCCCTAACCTAATAATCAACAAAATGGAGAGAACCCTGAGCCTGGTGCAGCGGGCCCTGGGTAACCTCAGCGACGAGCCCCAGCCCAGTCTCCAACCTCCCCCAGGTCAACCGCCCCCAGGTCCCCCCCTCACCGACGAGGAATTCCGTAAATTTCTGGATCCAATCGGTCAAGTTGTCAGTTCCAAGGAGCTGCGAGCCGTCATCTACTTCGGGGGAATTGAACCGAGTCTCCGGAAGGTCGTCTGGAAGCACATCCTCAACGTTTATCCCGAGGGAATGTCCGGCCGCCAGCGAATGGACTACATGAAACGAAAGTCCCAGGAGTACATCAGCCTCCGGGAGAAGTGGCGATGTCTCCTCCAGAAGGGCCAGAACATCGGCGACCTGGGGTATGTCACCAGCATGGTGAGGAAGGACGTCCTGAGGACCGACAGACATCACAAGTTTTACGGGGGCTCAGACGACAATCAGAACACAGCGAGTCTCTTCAACATCCTGACGACGTACGCCCTGAATCACCCGAGTGTCTCCTACTGTCAGGGTATGAGCGACCTGGCATCACCATTATTGATCACGATGAGGGACGAGGGACAGGCCTACATCTGCCTGTGCGCCCTCATGAGGCGTCTGAAGGACAACTTCATGTTGGATGGCATCGCCATGACGACCAAGTTCACGCACCTGGCAGAAGGTCTCCAGCACTTCGATCCGGACTTCTACGCGTACCTGAAGAGCCATCAAGCCGACGATCTGCTGTTCTGTTATCGTTGGCTGCTCCTGGAGATGAAGCGAGAGTTCGCCCTGGAGGATGCCCTGGGGATGCTGGAGGTCCTGTGGGCAGCTCTGCCAGCTGCACCTCCAAAGGGTGAGCTGAGTCTCGCTGAGGTGGTCTTCCCTCCCCCATCACCACCGGTGTCACCCCAGGTGAAGCACCTGAGGGAGAACGCTTACACGAAGGTCTGCGCCATCAGGAGGCAGAGCTCGTCCGCCTCCATCGCCCAGGGTAGTGGTCATGGATTGAATAATTGTGGGAGGGAGAACACGTTGATGAAGAACCAGAGGAACTCCACCGACGGCGAGAAGGAGGACAGGGGGAGGGAGGTCAAGGTGAATGGGGAGGACGTGGGGGAGAAGCACGAGAAGAAGTGCGCGAGAGTCGTGAAGAATCTTAACGAGTTCCTGAACTTCACGAGCTTGAACAGGAGCAAGGTGACACCTGCTGGGGAGGACAGGGAGTTGAGGAGGGCAGCTAGTGAGGGTGGGGTGGTGAGAGTCATCAGGGATGACAATGGATCCCCTGATGATGCGACTGATCAGGATTTCTTTCCCATGACGACGTCGATGACGAGGGAACGCAGGCTGGAGCTGGAGTCCCTGGATCGACAGGTTTTTGGACCCTCGTCTTCGGGGAATCGGGGCCCCCTGAGGGGAGAGGGTACCCTGGAGGATGGCACGGGGGATGGGGAGGTTGGGGGGAGTCCTGCAGCTGATGTTTTTATTTGGGAGAATCCACTGCATGTGTTGGGGGAGAAGAAGACTTTGGGGAGTGCTACGACACCTGATGAGGCAGCGGATTTGGAGTTCGATGGGGAGATCTTCGAGGATCAAAATGGCGTCAAGTCTGTGACGCCTATTAGGTTACTTAAACGTACTGCCAG ATCAATCTCAGCTTCCGACAGCGAGGGCGACAGTTGGCGTCAGAGTACAACCGAGTTCTCAGCCAATCCctcgagccaagtgatccaggAACACTGCGAAGAGGCGAAGGAATTAACAGCTTTAATTCCAGCTGGCACCAACGACGAGCATTTCGTCCCTGGAGATGCCTCAGCTCTTCCCCCTCCCTCTGAATTCGGGGGTGGAAATCCATTCCTCATGTTTCTATGCATAACTCTGCTCCTCCAACATCGGGACTTCATCATGAGGAACCAGATGGACTACAACGAAATGGCGATGCACTTCGACAAGATGGTGAGGCGTCACAACGTCGTACGAGTGCTGAATCAAGCGAGGCAGCTGTTCGCTGGGTATCTGAGGAGGTACTCAGCCCCTGGACGGCCAGACTACGTCAGCGTCTAG